A single genomic interval of Candidatus Delongbacteria bacterium harbors:
- a CDS encoding putative DNA binding domain-containing protein, with protein METTELIEIISRGEDSRHQFKENLHNQDSLAQEIIAFSNSGGGKILIGINDKSLEVKGLSTEDIGRLNKMLSNAASQSIVPSVNPYSENITHPDGLVMVITVLNGISKPYMDNKGVIWVKSGSDKRKATSREEIQRMFQTAGLIHGDEIPANGISISDIDLPFFERFFQKEFGETIDEQDNPLQVILENMNLAKDGIFNVAGALLFSKNLHFRLPAFNIKAVSYPGNSIDEDKYIDSRDITGKVSDMFQEIISFISINIRHRQGAKSINSTGETEIPKVVLEELIANALIHRDYFITAPIRVFVFSDRVEIISPGHLPNNLTIQNILSGNSNIRNPILASFATKLLPYRGLGSGIRRALKAYPNIEFNDDRDGNIFIVTIKL; from the coding sequence ATGGAAACCACAGAATTAATAGAAATAATATCCAGAGGCGAAGATAGCCGTCATCAGTTCAAAGAAAATCTTCATAATCAGGATTCATTAGCTCAAGAAATCATTGCTTTTAGTAATTCCGGCGGAGGTAAAATACTAATTGGGATTAATGACAAGTCGCTTGAAGTAAAGGGCTTAAGCACAGAAGATATAGGCAGACTAAATAAAATGTTATCTAATGCAGCTTCACAATCAATTGTCCCTTCTGTTAATCCATATTCTGAAAATATCACACATCCTGACGGATTGGTAATGGTTATTACTGTCCTCAATGGAATCAGTAAACCTTATATGGATAATAAGGGAGTAATCTGGGTAAAATCTGGAAGTGATAAACGAAAAGCTACCAGCAGAGAAGAAATTCAAAGAATGTTCCAAACGGCAGGATTGATTCACGGAGATGAAATACCGGCTAACGGGATTTCCATTTCTGATATTGATTTACCTTTTTTTGAACGTTTTTTTCAAAAAGAATTTGGTGAGACAATAGACGAGCAGGACAATCCATTACAAGTTATATTGGAAAATATGAATTTGGCAAAGGATGGTATCTTCAATGTTGCTGGAGCTTTATTATTTTCCAAGAATTTACATTTTAGATTACCCGCATTTAATATAAAAGCAGTTTCATATCCCGGCAACTCGATTGATGAAGATAAATACATTGATAGTAGAGATATAACTGGAAAAGTATCAGATATGTTCCAGGAGATAATCTCTTTTATTTCAATCAATATTCGACATAGACAAGGTGCAAAATCAATAAACTCTACAGGAGAAACAGAAATTCCAAAAGTAGTTCTCGAAGAATTGATTGCAAACGCCTTGATTCACCGAGATTACTTCATAACAGCCCCTATTAGAGTATTTGTATTTTCTGATAGAGTTGAAATTATTAGTCCCGGACATCTTCCTAATAATCTTACTATTCAAAATATTCTTTCTGGGAATTCTAATATTAGAAATCCTATTTTGGCGTCATTTGCTACGAAATTATTACCATATAGAGGACTTGGAAGCGGAATACGACGAGCATTAAAAGCTTACCCAAATATTGAGTTTAATGATGATCGTGATGGAAATATATTTATAGTTACCATTAAACTGTAA
- a CDS encoding histidinol-phosphatase encodes MMNNRTNIFTYGSIWLKADFHLHTRADKQFSYTGEDNSFLNNYVEKLKQESINIGAITNHNKFDKDEFINLRKKAKTEDIFLLPSVELSVNDGSNGIHTLIVFSDEWLANGEDYINPFLASMFPGKSPSEYQNENGKSDKNILQVVEELKKTNRDFFLIFAHVEQRSGLWAEMKGGKLSDFADKRYADVRQHTLGFQKVRTHDKKDGVCRTKVKSWLNDWYPSEVEGSDCKSIDEIGAKDGETWLKIGDFSFEAVKYALKDYKNRIKTAKPEKYKHSYIKSIDFEGGVLGGHSIPFSPELNTLIGIRGSGKSSILEAVRYVLDIPLGEQATDVSYKDRLIQHTFGSGGRATITAVDQYGSEFQIKRILNEFPEVYVDDKLQPGVSIKETIIYKPIYFGQKDLSSRGEGFEKDLVEKLVGENLYDLRAKIEEQKQAVSEAVTKLQKNSNIDELIKEHKQKKEDASFRLKKFQEYGVEEKFKRQTDFNTDERNLKQMLNDVEHFIDGITSLLEENEDTIRNHMTYKSAQNDGFFKDFFKMYSGITSAIDIILNVKKESTEVLNKLNDKNTDFQSIKKKFTDEFAETRRKIEEELKAKGGELINLEEYPELKTKIDTAGKMLEALKKQKEQRTSLEKGLIQSLSQLNDLWHEEFQVIKGLLDVINDRNSSLKIKPKYKGDKTGFLDFFKSTFRGSKIRENTFSGLVDTYSDFGSMYKDFDNAKQNAGSSPETFVEYFMENLETLLTYQVQNKFTIFYRDKELQHHSLGQRASALILFILNQQDNALIIIDQPEDDLDNQTIYEDVIKLIRDLKINIQFIFATHNANFPVLGDAEQILSCRYSDDKIENKIGSIDSSILQKEIVDIMEGGEDAFNRRKEIYEIWKPQN; translated from the coding sequence ATGATGAATAACAGAACAAATATTTTCACATATGGCTCAATCTGGCTTAAAGCTGACTTTCATCTTCACACCCGTGCTGATAAGCAGTTTTCCTATACGGGAGAAGATAACTCCTTCCTGAATAACTATGTTGAAAAGTTAAAACAGGAGTCCATTAACATAGGAGCTATTACCAATCATAATAAATTCGATAAAGATGAGTTTATTAATCTGCGAAAGAAAGCAAAAACGGAAGATATTTTCCTGCTGCCGAGTGTTGAACTATCTGTCAATGATGGCTCCAATGGAATTCATACACTTATTGTGTTCTCTGATGAATGGCTGGCAAATGGCGAGGATTATATCAATCCCTTTTTAGCAAGCATGTTTCCCGGTAAATCTCCTTCGGAATATCAAAATGAAAATGGTAAAAGCGATAAAAATATTCTTCAAGTTGTAGAAGAACTTAAGAAAACAAATCGAGACTTTTTTCTGATCTTTGCCCATGTGGAACAACGAAGTGGCTTATGGGCGGAAATGAAGGGAGGTAAATTAAGCGATTTTGCTGATAAAAGATATGCAGATGTTCGACAGCATACTCTTGGTTTTCAAAAAGTCCGAACCCATGATAAAAAGGACGGTGTTTGCAGGACCAAAGTAAAATCCTGGCTTAACGACTGGTATCCGTCTGAAGTCGAAGGATCTGATTGTAAATCAATTGATGAAATTGGAGCAAAAGACGGCGAAACATGGCTCAAAATCGGGGACTTTTCATTTGAGGCTGTTAAATATGCCCTTAAAGATTATAAAAACAGGATAAAAACAGCAAAGCCGGAAAAGTATAAACATTCCTATATAAAAAGCATTGATTTTGAGGGTGGTGTTTTAGGCGGACATTCAATACCCTTTTCACCTGAGTTAAATACTCTAATTGGTATTCGTGGAAGCGGTAAATCTTCCATTCTTGAAGCTGTTCGTTATGTTTTGGATATTCCTTTGGGCGAACAGGCAACAGATGTCAGCTACAAGGATCGATTAATTCAACATACATTTGGCAGTGGTGGAAGAGCTACAATAACAGCTGTAGATCAATACGGTAGTGAGTTTCAAATCAAACGAATTCTGAATGAATTCCCCGAAGTGTATGTTGACGATAAATTGCAGCCTGGAGTTTCAATAAAAGAAACAATTATTTATAAACCGATTTATTTTGGCCAAAAGGATCTTTCTTCAAGAGGCGAAGGTTTTGAAAAAGATTTGGTAGAAAAACTTGTTGGAGAAAACTTGTATGATCTCAGGGCAAAAATCGAAGAGCAAAAGCAAGCTGTTTCTGAAGCAGTTACCAAACTTCAAAAGAATTCCAATATTGATGAACTGATAAAGGAACATAAACAGAAGAAAGAAGACGCTAGTTTCAGACTCAAAAAATTTCAGGAATATGGTGTCGAAGAGAAATTTAAACGGCAAACAGATTTTAATACTGATGAGAGAAACCTGAAACAGATGTTGAATGATGTGGAACATTTTATTGATGGTATAACCTCTCTTCTTGAAGAAAACGAAGATACAATAAGAAACCACATGACTTACAAATCAGCACAAAATGATGGTTTTTTTAAGGATTTCTTCAAGATGTATTCGGGTATAACATCGGCAATTGATATTATCCTCAATGTTAAGAAAGAATCCACAGAGGTGCTAAATAAACTGAATGATAAGAATACAGATTTTCAATCCATTAAGAAGAAATTTACAGATGAATTTGCCGAGACAAGGAGAAAAATTGAAGAGGAATTGAAAGCGAAAGGCGGGGAATTAATCAATCTTGAAGAATACCCGGAATTAAAAACAAAGATAGATACTGCCGGAAAAATGCTTGAAGCGTTAAAAAAACAAAAAGAGCAAAGAACATCATTAGAAAAAGGTTTAATACAGTCTTTATCACAGCTAAACGACTTATGGCATGAAGAATTTCAAGTAATTAAAGGACTTCTTGATGTTATAAATGATCGAAATTCATCATTAAAAATTAAGCCTAAGTATAAGGGCGATAAAACCGGCTTTCTGGATTTCTTCAAAAGCACATTTCGAGGAAGCAAAATACGAGAAAATACATTTTCTGGTTTAGTAGACACATATTCTGACTTTGGTTCAATGTACAAGGATTTTGACAATGCCAAGCAGAATGCTGGATCTTCACCTGAAACATTTGTAGAGTATTTTATGGAGAATCTCGAAACCCTTTTAACTTATCAGGTCCAGAACAAGTTTACCATTTTTTATCGAGATAAAGAGTTACAGCATCATTCTTTAGGTCAAAGGGCGTCTGCGCTTATTCTGTTTATTCTCAATCAACAAGATAACGCCCTGATAATTATTGATCAGCCGGAAGATGATCTTGATAATCAAACGATTTATGAAGATGTTATTAAATTGATCCGAGACCTTAAAATCAATATACAATTTATATTTGCAACTCATAATGCGAATTTTCCGGTGCTTGGTGATGCGGAGCAGATACTGTCCTGCAGATATAGTGATGATAAAATTGAGAATAAAATTGGAAGCATTGATTCTTCTATTCTACAAAAAGAAATTGTTGATATAATGGAAGGAGGCGAAGATGCCTTTAACCGACGTAAGGAAATATACGAGATATGGAAACCACAGAATTAA